The DNA window GTACTGGCGGTCCTCGTCTGCGTACTGCTCGGCCGTGCGACGGCCCACCGCCCCTGAGGATGCCCACGTGAAGAACCTGCTCGTGCCCTTCTACGAGCACCCCGCCGGGCGCCCGGACGCCTGGGACGCCGTCGTCCGGGCGGCCCCCCGCCTGTACGGCGTCGTGCTCAACCCCGACAGCGGCCCGGGCGCCGCGCCCGATCCCGCCTTCGCCGCCGTGTCGACGCGCCTGCGCGGGGCGGGCGTTCGCGTCCTCGGGTACGCCGACACCGACTACGCGCGCCGCCCGCACGCCGCCGTGGTCCGGGACCTGCTGCGCCACCGCGACTGGTACGGCGCGGACGGCGCGTTCCTGGACCGGGTGACGTCGGGGGCGGACGCGCTCGCCCACTACCGGCGGCTCGCCGCCGGCGCCCGCGTGGCCGGCGCGGCGGCCCTCGTGCTCAACCACGGCGTCCACCCCGACCCCGGCTACCTCGAACTCGCCGATCTGCTGGTCACGTTCGAGGGCACCTGGGACACGTACCAGTGCGCCCCCGGGCCCCCGCCGTGGACGGCGGCGCACCCGCCCGGCCGGTTCTGCCACCTGGTGTACGCCGCACCGCCCGGCGCCGCCTTCACCGCCGGCGTCGGCTGTGCCGTACCGGGCGGGACACCGCACCCCTGGGGGACCCTGCCGCACGCCCTGGAGGCGGTCCGGTGAGGCGCCGACGCGTGTTCCTCCTCGTGCTGCTCCCGCTGCTGCTCCTCGCGGGCTGCACGGGCGGCGGCCCGCCCGCCCCCGACGACCGCGGACCGGCAGCCGCCCGCTGGCAGCCGGAGCCCGGTCTCGCCTGGCAGTGGCAGCTCAGTGGCGCACTGGACCCGGCCGTCGACGTGCCGGTGTACGACATCGACGGCTTCGATCACCCCGCCTCGGCCGTCGCTGACCTGCACCGCCGGGGCCGGAAGGTCATCTGCTACCTCTCCACCGGCGCGTGGGAGGACTTCAGGCCGGACGCCGGCGAGTTCCCCGCGTCCGTACTGGGCCGGGGCAACGGCTGGAAGGGCGAGCGCTGGCTCGACATCCGCCGTACCGACGTGCTGGAGCCCCTGATGGCCCGCCGCATGGACCTGTGCCGCGAGAAGGGCTTCGACGCCGTCGAGCCCGACAACATGGACGGCTACCGCAACCGGACCGGCTTCCCCCTCACCGCGGCCCACCAGCTCGCCTACAACCGCCTGATCGCCCGCCTGGCCCACGACCGGGGCCTGGCCGTCGGCCTCAAGAACGACCTCGACCAGATCCCGGAACTGGTGGGCGACTTCGACTTCGCGGTCAACGAGCAGTGCGCCCAGTACGACGAATGCCCGAAGCTCACCCCGTTCGTACGGGCCGGCAAGGCGGTCTTCCACGTGGAGTACGAGCTGCCGACGAGCCGCTTCTGTCCGCAGGCGCGCGAGCTGGGGCTCAGCTCGATGCGCAAGAAGTACGACCTGGGGGTGTGGCGCCAACCCTGCGCGTAGCGCTGCCTGTCGGCGTCCGCCCGCGATCCGTCCCCCCGCGACCCGTCAGCCGAGCACCAGCACCACCAGTGCCGCCGTCGCGGCCGTCTCCGCCACCCCGCCGAAGACGTCCCCGGTGACCCCGCCGAAGCGCCGCACGCAGTGGCGCAGCAGCACGTGCCCGGCGGCGAGTGCGCCCAGCACGGCGGCGGCGTACTGGAGCGCGCCGTACGGGCCCCACAGCGCACCCCCGGCGCCCGCTCCGGCGGCGGCCACGACGGCCGCCACGGCTGCCCCCCGCGCTGTCGGCACCGTCCCCGCCACCACCGCGCCGAGCCCGTCCGGACGGGCCGCGGGAACGCCCGTACGGGAAGCGAGAGTCAGGGCGAGACGGGCGGCGACGGCAGAGACGACGGCGCCGGCCGCGCCGTGCGCCCACCCGGCGGCGTACAGCTCACCGAGGGCGGCGACCTGGGCGAGGAGCACCAACAGCAGCGTGATGACGCCGAAGGGGCCGATGTCCGACTGCTTCATGATGCGCAGCGCCTCTTCGGCCGGTTTGGCGCTGCCCAGCCCGTCGGCCGTGTCGGCGAGGCCGTCGAGGTGCAGGCCCCGGGTGAGGACGGCGGGCACGGCGGCGCTCGCCACGGCGGCGAGCAGCGGCCCCGCGCCGAGCAGGAGGAGTACGGCGCCGGCGGCCGCCGCGCACAGGCCCACGACGAGCCCGGCGAGGGGAGCGCACAGCATTCCGGCGCGCGCCGCCCCGCGGTCCCACCGGGTCACGCGTACGGGCAGCACGGTGAGGGTGCCGAAGGCGAAACGTATGCCGTCGCTGAGGAGAGAGGTCACGGCGCGCACGCTAGTCGCCGGGGGCGGCCGGTAGGTTGCGCATAACGCACAAAACCGCCCAGAGGGGAACCGAGTGGCATGGGTCACTGGTGGTATCGCAACATCCTCGAGCCGGGAAAACTTCCGCTGCTGCTGGCCCTGCTCTCCTTCGTCCTCACCTTCGCGATCACCCGCACCATCACCCGGCTGATCCGGGCGGGCCGCGGCCCCTTCCGGAACGTCTCACCCGGCGGTCTGCACATCCACCACGTGGTCCCCGGCGTGATCCTGATGACGATCGGCGGCTTCGGGGCGGTGGCCACCGGCGCGCACGGCGTCAGCTCGGCGATCTGCGCGGTGATCTTCGGGATGGGCGCGGGGCTGGTCCTCGACGAGTTCGCGCTCGTCCTCCATCTCGACGACGTGTACTGGAGCGAACAGGGCCGGCAGAGCGTGGAGGTCGTCGTCGTGACCGCCGCCGTGGTGGGACTGGTCCTCATCGGTTCCGTGCCGTTCGGGGTGAACCAGCTGACACCGGACGAGCGGCAGAGCCGCGCCGCGCTGATCCTGAACGTGCTCTTCAATTTCATGCTCGCGCTGATCGCGCTGAGCAAGGGCAAGGTGCTCACCGCGCTCTTCGGCACCGTCGTGCCCGTCGTCGCGCTCGTCGGCGCGATCCGGCTGGCCAAGCCCGGTTCGCCGTGGGCCAGGCGCCTCTACCGCCGGCGCCCCAGGGCCCGCGCCAGAGCGGCGCTGCGCCTGTGGCACCACGACCGCCGCTGGTCGGGGCCCAGCCGGAAGGTTCAGGACTGGATCGGCGGGACTCCGACCCCCGAGCGGGCGCCGGTGTCCGGCAAGAAGTGAGCGAGCGCGCACAGGACCAGCACCGCGGCGATCGCCGCCAGATGCTCCTTGCCCGCGAGATTGCTCTTGACGCACACCTCCACCACCATCGCCACGATCACCGCACCGCCCGTCCAGTACGCCCCGAACCGCAGGCACAGACAGACGGCCAGGCCGACGACGGCCGCCGACGGCCCGGTGTCGACGACGTGCGCGTCGGAGGCGGGCAGGCCGAGCGGGCTGCCGGGGCCCAGCGCGATACCGGCGCGCGCGTACAGCGTCCCGGCGAGCGTCGCGACGTACGCGACGACCAGCGTGCGCGGCCGCCCCAGGCAGATCTCCGCGATGCCGAAGACCAGCAACACCTGTGCGAGCGCGCCCCAGACCGGCAGGTCGAGCGCGGGCACGAACAGCGACAGCGGGGTGCGCAGCAACGCGAGCCACAGCGGGTCCTCGGCGCGTACGAAACCGATGTCGTGGACCGGGCCGTAGCCCCAGGTCTGGTGCTGTAGGGCCTGGAAGAGCGCCGTGAGGCCGACCGCCGCGAGCGTCAGCGGGACGGCCCGCCACCGGCGGGTGACGAGCGCGCTCCGTACGCCGGCGTACATCGGACCCCACTCGCGGCGCGTGAACGCGCGCACCGGCGGAGGGGCGGCGAGCGTCGTCACCGTCTCGTCTCCAGGTGCTTGCGGTGCATCCACCGGGGCAGGCCGGGCGCTTCGAGGAAGCCCTCCGCGCGGGCCGACGCGAGGCCGATGCGCAGCAGGTCGGAACTCTTCTCGAAGAGCATGAAACGGGGCTCCCAGATCGGCCGGTACTTGGCGTTCGCGCGATACAGCGACTCGATCTGCCACCAGCGCGAGAAGAAGCTGAGCAGTGACCGCCACATCCTCAGAACCGGCCCCGCGCCGAGCTTCGAGCCGCGTTCGAAGACGGACCTGAACATGGCGAAGTTCAGCGAGACCTGTGTGATCCCGATCTCCCCGGCCGACTGGAGCAGCTCGATGACCATGAACTCCATCAGGCCGTTCTCGGAGTCCCGGTCACGACGCATCAGATCGAGGGAGAGCCCGTGCGGCCCCCACGGCACGAAGCTCAGTACGGCCCTGAGCTCCCCTTCCGCGTCGGTGCATTCGAGCATGACGCACTGCCCGTCCGCCGGGTCGCCCAGGCGTCCGAGGGCCATCGAGAAGCCGCGCTCGGTCTCCCCGTCGCGCCAGTCGTCGGCCCTGCGCAGCAATTCGGCCATCTCGTCGTCGGGGATCTCTTGGTGGCGGCGGACGCGGACGGTGTAGCCGGCCCGCTTCACCCGGTTGTACGCCTGGCGCACGGTGCGCATCGCGCGCCCCTCCAGTGTGAACTCGGCGATCTCGACGATCGCCTCGTCGCCCAGCTCCAGCGCGTCCAGGCCGTGCCGGGCGTAGACGGTGCCGCCCTCCTCGCTCGCGCCCATCACGGCGGGGATCCAGCCGTGCTCACGTGCCTCGGCCAGCCACGGCTCGATCGCGCCCGGCCATGCCTCGGGGTCGCCGATCGGGTCGCCGGAGGCGAGCGACACGCCGCCGACGACCCGGTAGGTGACGGCCGCCTTGCCGGTGGGGGACCAGACGGCGCTCTTCTCGCGGCGCAGCGCGAAGTAGCCGAGGGAGTCGCGCTCGCCGAACCTGTCGAGCAGGGCGCGGAGTTTCGCCTCGTCCTCCTCGGTGATCGGGTCGACGGTCCTGCGGGAGCGGAAGGCGGCGTATAGGACGGCCAGGAGCAGCAGCGTGCTCATGACGTTGATGGTGACGTTGACCCAGCCCGGTGTGGTGATGCCCTGGAGGCGGACGTCGTCGGGGGCCAGCGACACCAGCCGCATCACGCCGTAGTGCCAGCGGTCCAGGAACGAGGACCGGTCGTCGTCGGGCGCGGTGTTGCTGACCGTGACGAGGAGCGCGGCGATCAGGGAGGTCACCAGCAGACCGCCGAGGGCCACCACGGCGGCCAGGGCGGGATTCGAGCGGTCGCCCTTGGCGTAGAACTCGCGCCGGCCGATCAGCAGGGCCGCGACGAAAGCCGCGGTCAGGATCAGGGAGACCCAGTTCTGCCAGTACTGGCGTACTTCGGGGAAGACCATCGCGAGAGCGAAGAGCAGCAGGAACAGCCCGCCGAGTACGAAGTTGAGAATCCAGGCGGCGCGCTTGCGGCGGCGCATGGTGATGGCGAGGAAGAGCGTGAAGGCACCGGAGGCGAAGCCCGCCGTCAGCAGGTAGGGCGTGAAGTAGTCGTCGGTGTTGTGGCGTCGCAGATCCTGGCCGAGTGAAACCCAGACGGCGCTCAGGAAGTTGATGAACGTGACGATCCGCAGGTACCAGACCGCGAAGGCCGCGGCGCGGCGCGAGCGGGGGGTGCCGCGCCCGTTCGCCGGATTCGCCGGGCCCGTCTGACTCGTCCGGCTCGTTCGGGTCGTTCCTTCGGTGGCCAAGCGGACTTCTCCCATGAAACGCGATGATATGAGGCATCGCTGTACGGGTCGTGCGCGTGTGCGGCCGGTGGTCGCCGGCCGCACACGCGGTCAGTCCGTATCGCTTTCGCTCTCGGCGGCCGTGACTCCGGCCGTTTCCGCTTCCTCGTTCTCCGCCGCCGCGGCGCCCTGGTCCGACGGCCGCTCGGGCAGCTCCGCCGCGAGTGCGGCGGCAGCCTGTACGAGGGGAAGCGCGAGCAGTGCCCCGGTTCCTTCCCCCACAGTGACGCCCTGGTCGAGCAGAGGGTTGAGCGCCATCCGGTCCAGCGCCTTGGCCTGGCCCGGCTCGCCGCTCACCTGACCCGCGAGCCACCAGTCCGGCGCCCGGAAAGCCGCGCGCTGGCCCACCAGGGCGCAGGCGGCGGACACCACGCCGTCGAGGATCACCGGCGTACGCCGCACAGCGCACTGGAGGAGGAAACCGGTCGTCGCGGCGAGGTCGGCGCCGCCGACGGTCGCCAGCAGCTCCAGCTGGTCACCGAGGACGGGCCGGGCCCGGCGCAGCGCGTCGCGGATGGCGGCGCACTTGCGCATCCACGCCAGGTCGTCGATGTGCTCGCCGCCGCGGCCGGTGACCACCGAGGCGTCCGTGCCGCACAGGGCGGCGATCAGGGTGGCGGCGGCGGTGGTGCCGCCGACGCTCAGATCGCCGAGCACGACGAGATCGGTGCCGGAGTCGGCTTCCTCGTCCGCGATCGCCATGCCGAGGCGTACGGCCTGCTCCGCCTCTTCCAGGGTGAGCGCGTCCTCGACGTCGATGCGCCCGGAACCGCGCCGGACACGGTGGCGTACGACCTCCTCCGGCAGCAGCGCCGGATCGCAGTCCAGTCCGGCGTCGACGATCCGTACGGTCGCGCCCGTACGGCGGGCGAGCACGGCGGCGGGGCTCCCGCCGTCCAGCACCGCGCGCACGAGCCGGTGGGCGCCGCCGGCGGGCCGGGCGGAGACCCCCAGCTCCGCCACCCCGTGGTCACCGGCGAAGAGGACCACGCGGGGCCGCTCGATGGGCCTGACCCGTACGGACGCCTGGGCGGCCGACAGCCACTCGCCCAGCTCGTCGAGCCGGCCGAGCGCGCCGGGCGGCACGATCAGCCGCTCCCGGCGCTCTTCGGCGTCGCGCCGGACGCCGCCGTCGGGGCGTTCGATCAGGTCGGAGAAGTCGTCGAGGTTAAGCGAGCTCATTCGCCGAACAGTACCGGGCCGCCTGCTGACGCACCGTCAGGGGCAATGGGCTCGCGCCCCGCTCAGCCGCGCAGCACCACCGCCTGCCCGGCCACCACCAGCAGCACCTGCTCGCACTCCCCGGCGAACGCCGCGTTCAGGCGGCCCAGTTCGTCCCGGAAGCGGCGGCCGCTCGCCGTGGCCGGCACGACGCCCGAGCCGACCTCGTTGCTCACCGCGACCACCGTGCGCCGCGTCCCGCGCACCGCCTCCACCAGCTCCGCCACGCGCTCCGTCAGTGCCGTCTGCCCGTCCGCCGCCCACTTCGCGTCGTCCCACGCCCCGACCCTGTCCATCGCGTCGGTCAGCCACAGCGCCAGGCAGTCGATCAGCAGCGGCGGCCCGTCCGCCGCCAGCAGCGGAGCCAGCTCGCACGTCTCCTCCGTGCGCCAGGCGCCCGGCCGGCGCTCCCGGTGCAGGCCCACCCGCTCCGCCCACTCCCCGTCGCCCTCCCGGGTGCCGCCGGTGGCGACGTACACCACCTCCGGGAACGTCTCCAGGCGCCGCTCCGCCTCCAGCGACTTGCCCGACCGCGCCCCGCCCAGCACCAGCGTCCGCCGGGGGACGTCGGGCACCGCGTGGTACTCGCCGACGATCACGGTCGTCCCGTCCGGCACGGCCCGCGCGCCCGCCGCCGCGAGCCGGCGCTCCAGCTCGGCACCCGGTGGCACGTCGTGATCGAGGTGTACGGCGATGACGTCCGTGGCCGCGCCGACGGCTCCCGCCGCCCGCAGCCGGGCCAGCGCGTCCGGGCGGCCCGTGACGTCGGCGACGACCATGTCGTACGTACGGCCGTCCGTCGTCCCGCCGGCCGGTCCGCCGCCCGGCGGCAGGTACAGCAGCAGCTCGCCGTCCGGCGCGGTCACCTCGTACCCCGTGCCGGGCGAGTCCATCGGGACGGCGCGCACCCGGTGCCCGCTGATCAGCGTCAGCTCCCGCCCGTCCGGCACCCGGCCCGCCGCCGGAAGCCCGGGGGGCAGTTCCACCGGCGGCCCGTCGTGCGGGTGCGTCAGCAGCACCTGCCGTACGCCGGTGAGCGAGTGTCCGGCGCGGGCGGCGGCCAGCGCGGCCCCCGGCGTCAGATCGAGCAGCAGGGCGCCGTCCACGAGCAGCGCGGTCGCCGCCCGGGCGAGCGGGCCGCGGGCGGTGGCGCACGAGGCGCAGGGGCAGTCGGGGCGGGGCAGGCCGTCCGGGGCCCCGGTGCCGAGGAGAGTCAGTTCCACGAGGAGATCCTCCCGCGTACCCGCTGGTGGTGCGCGCCCGGCTACTCTGCGGGGCAGGCTGTGCTGGACAAAAGCACGGGTGGGACCCGGGAGGCGAACATGGCGTGGACGTGGCGGTTCGAGAAGGCCGACGGTACGGAGGTCCAGCCGGCGGTGGTGCCGGAGGAGTTCACCACGCAGGGCGACGCGGAATCGTGGATCGGCGAGATCTGGAAGGACCTGGTCGAGGGCGGCGCCGACCAGGTGGTGCTGTTCGACGACGGCACGAAGATCTACGGCCCGATGAGCCTGCACGCGGAAGGGGCCTGACGGCCTGAAGGCGCGACCCGGCCGCCGGACGCTCCCCGTCGAGCCGTCCGGCGGCCGGTGCCGGCAACCCCGCCCAGGGCAAGCCGCCGGGAGGCGGCCGAGGACACCGGCACCTCCGGCGTCCGATCACGACCGCCGGCGCGCGGCGGTCCCCGCGGCCTACAGCTCGCCGAGCGTCACCTCCGCCGTGCGGCGTTCGTCGCCGCGCAGGTAGGCCACCCGCACCCGGTCGCCCGGCTTGTGTTCGGCCAGGGCCTCCGACAGCGAGGTGATCGTCGTGATCTCCGCGTCGTCGAGCGCGGTGATGATGTCGCCGGCCCGCAGCCCGGCCCGTGCCGCGGCGCCGTTCTCCTCCGCCGATACGACGGCCACGCCCGACGGCTCGAAGTCGTCGTCCACGACCGTACGGGCCGTGATGTCCAGCGCGGCCCGCCCCGAGTCGGTGACCCTGCCGTCCCTGACGATCTGGTCGGCGATCGTCCGTACCGCGGAGGACGGGATCGCGAAGCCGATGCCGGCCGCCGGGCCGCCGCCCATCTGTGGATCGGTGGCCGCCAGCGTCGGGATGCCGATGACCTCGCTGTCGAGGTTGACCAGGGCGCCGCCGCTGTTGCCCGGATTGATCGCGGCGGAGGTCTGCACCATGTTCGCGAGGGTCACACCCGTACCGCCGTCCGAACGCCCCGTGCTCACGGTCCTGCCGACCGCCGACACGATGCCCTGCGTGACACTGCTGGACAGGCCCAGCGGGCTGCCCATCGCGAGGACGATCCGCCCCACCTCGACCCGGGACGAGTCCGCGAACCTCGCGGGCCGCAGCCCGTCGGGGACCCTGTCCAGCTTGATGACGGCGAGGTCCTGCTCCGGGTACGCGGCGACGAGCCGCGCGCCCAGCGCGGCTCCGCCCGTGGCGGCCGTGACCTTGAAGTCCCGCTCCCGGGCCACCACGTGGGCGTTGGTGACGACATGACCCCGGTCGTCGTAGACGATGCCCGAGCCGAGGCTGCTGGACGCGTCGATCTGGACGACCGACGGCAGTACGTTGCGGATCACCCGCTGGTAATCGCTCTCCAGGTCCTGTCGCGCCACGGGCGCCCCCGCCTCCGCGGTGGCCTTCGGTGCGGCGGAGACCCCGCCGGAGCCGGAACAGCCGCTCAGCGTGAGCAGCACGGCCCCGCAGACGGCGGTGGTCAGGGCGACCGGAAGCCGGCGACGCGCACGGCCGGAAAGCACACGGCTGGAAAGCACACGACCGTGGTTACGTGATCCGTCCATGCCTGGAGTGTCCCTTTCGAGGGAATCCAGGGCCCGTGGAGCACGTCCATCGGAGCGGCGTCCGGGGCCGGCGGCAGACCGCGATCAGCCCCGTACGCCGCACAGGTGCAGCAGCGCCGCGACCCCGCGGTAGGGGTCGGTCCGCCCCGCGCGTTCCTCCAGGGCCACGATCCGCTCCAGCTCCTCGGCCGGCAGCCGCGACGCGTCGTTGGCCTCGCCCTCGACGGTGTCGGTGAAGACACGCACGCCGTACCAGGCGTGCAGCGGAGCGGCGATCCCCGCGAGGGTCGACCTCAGGGCGTCGAGCCGGTCGGCCCGCACCCGCAGGCCCAGCCGGCTGGTGTACGCGTCCGAGTCGAACGCGGCCAGCGCCCCGGCCCAGTCCCCGGACAGCCCCGGCCGCATGGCGAGCGCGTCAGCGTTCCGTACGAGCAGCGACAGCAGCCCGCCGGGCGCCAGCATCCTGCCGAGGCCCGCCACCATGGCGTCGGGCTCCTCGACGTACATCAGCACCCCGTGGCACAGCACCACGTCGAAGCTGCCCGGCAGGAAGTGCACCCCGGTCTCCAGGCCGTCGCCCTCGACCAGGCACATCCGTTCGCGGATGCCTTCCGGCTCGCCCGCGAGCGCCTCGCGCGCCGCGACCAGCATGTCGGGGTCGGACTCCAGACCGGTCACCTTGTGCCCGGCCCGCGCCAGGCGCAGGGCCTGCGTGCCCTGGCCCATCCCGACGTCCAGCACGGCGAGCCGGCGGCCCACCGGGAAGCGCGCGGATATCTGCTCCTCCAGCTGGCGGGCGACCAGTTCCTGGCGGACGGTGTCACGCAAAGTGCCGACACCCTTCAGCCAGTCGGCCGCCGCGCCCTCGAACCGGGAGATCCCCGTGACGTCGTCCGCGCTCAGGGCCGTTCCCCGCGCTTGACCTGGGGCTTCGGCAGACGCAGGCGGCGCATCTGGAGCGTCCGCATCAGGGCGTAGGCGACGGCGCCGCGCTTCGGCTCGTTCGGGAAGCGCTCGTTCAGCTGCTTCCTGAGCCGGAACGTCAGCCCGATCGAGTCGATGACGATCATCACGATCACACCGAGCCACAGCAGCAGCGCGATGTTCTGGATGTTGCTGATCCGGACCATGCTGAGGACGAGGATCACCACGGCCAGCGGCAGGAAGAACTCGGCCACACAGAAGCGGGAGTCGACGAAGTCGCGCACGAAGCGGCGGACGGGGCCCTTGTCGCGGGCCGGCAGGTAGCGCTCGTCTCCGCTCGCCAGTGCCTCCCGCTGCCTTGCCAGGTCCGCACGGCGGGCCTCGCGCTGACGCTTCATCGCCTCCTTGCGGTTCGACGGAGCCACCGCACCGTTGCGGCGCTGCGACTGTGCGACAGCGCGCTTCGGGGTGGGGCGGCCCTTGGGGGCCTGCGGGTCACGGGACGCTTTGGAGAGGTCCACCTGCACCTTGTCGGTGGGGGCCTTCTCTTCCTTGGAGGAACGGCTACGGAACACAAAGCCCAAGGGTACGGGGTACGGCGCATGGACCCCAGCCCGGAGGGGAACGATCCCGCAACGGTCGGTTTCCCCGGCCTTCACCTACTCCCTGAGCTGGAGCCCGGCGGGCCGCAGTCGTCCTGGAGGAGGAGCGCATCGGCCCGCGAACAGTGCGGTAATGGACGCAGGGCCCGTAGTGTGGGTTCAAGTGCTGGAGCTGGTTCCGTAGTCCGTCAGAAGGGGGCGCGCGAAGCCCATGAGCGGTGTCATGAAGCGTATGGGGATGATCTTCCGCGCGAAGGCAAACAAGGCCCTTGACCGGGCCGAGGATCCGCGCGAGACCCTCGATTACTCGTACCAGAAACAGCTGGAGCTGCTTCAGAAGGTACGCCGCGGAGTCGCCGACGTGGCGACCTCGCGCAAGCGGCTCGAATTGCAGCTGAACCAGTTGCAGGGACAGTCCTCCAAGCTGGAGGACCAGGGCCGCAAGGCGCTCGCGCTCGGCCGGGAGGACCTCGCCCGCGAGGCGCTGTCCCGCCGGGCCGCGTTGCAGCAGCAGGTGACCGACCTGGAGACGCAGCACCAGACGCTCCAGGGCGAGGAGGAGAAGCTGACGCTCGCCGCGCAGCGCCTCCAGGCCAAGGTCGACGCCTTCCGTACGAAGAAGGAGACCATCAAGGCCACCTACACCGCCGCGCAGGCGCAGACCCGGATCGGTGAGGCGTTCTCGGGCATCTCCGAGGAGATGGGCGACGTCGGCCTGGCGATCCAGCGGGCCGAGGACAAGACCGCGCAGCTTCAGGCGCGGGCCGGCGCGATCGACGAGCTGCTGGCGTCCGGCGCCCTGGACGACCCGTCCGGGATGGCGAAGGACGACATCGCCGCCGAGCTGGACCGCATCTCCGGTGGTACAGACGTAGAGCTGGAGCTCCAGCGCATGAAGGCCGAGCTGGCGGGCGGCTCGACGGCGCAGCAGCAGGCACTCGAAGGCGGCGCGCAGGACGGCGCCCAGGCGCCGCAGGACCGGCACAAGTTCGACAAGCAGTAGGCCGCCGCACTCCGCACTCCGCGCGAAGGAGCACGTCGTGATCGTACGGATCATGGGGGAGGGCCAGGTGAGGGTGGCCGACAGCCACCTCACCGAACTCAACAGGCTCGACGACGAACTGCTCGCCGAAATGGAGAGCGGCGACGGGCCCGGCTTCCGGCGCACGCTCGGTGCGCTCCTCGAAGCGGTACGCCGTCTCGGGGAGCCACTCGCGGACGACTCCCTCGAACCGTCCGAGCTGATCCTCCCGTCGGCGGACGCGACCCTGGAGGACGTACGGGCGATGCTGTCCGACGACGGCCTCA is part of the Streptomyces agglomeratus genome and encodes:
- a CDS encoding endo alpha-1,4 polygalactosaminidase, yielding MRRRRVFLLVLLPLLLLAGCTGGGPPAPDDRGPAAARWQPEPGLAWQWQLSGALDPAVDVPVYDIDGFDHPASAVADLHRRGRKVICYLSTGAWEDFRPDAGEFPASVLGRGNGWKGERWLDIRRTDVLEPLMARRMDLCREKGFDAVEPDNMDGYRNRTGFPLTAAHQLAYNRLIARLAHDRGLAVGLKNDLDQIPELVGDFDFAVNEQCAQYDECPKLTPFVRAGKAVFHVEYELPTSRFCPQARELGLSSMRKKYDLGVWRQPCA
- a CDS encoding adenosylcobinamide-GDP ribazoletransferase, translated to MTSLLSDGIRFAFGTLTVLPVRVTRWDRGAARAGMLCAPLAGLVVGLCAAAAGAVLLLLGAGPLLAAVASAAVPAVLTRGLHLDGLADTADGLGSAKPAEEALRIMKQSDIGPFGVITLLLVLLAQVAALGELYAAGWAHGAAGAVVSAVAARLALTLASRTGVPAARPDGLGAVVAGTVPTARGAAVAAVVAAAGAGAGGALWGPYGALQYAAAVLGALAAGHVLLRHCVRRFGGVTGDVFGGVAETAATAALVVLVLG
- a CDS encoding spherulation-specific family 4 protein; amino-acid sequence: MKNLLVPFYEHPAGRPDAWDAVVRAAPRLYGVVLNPDSGPGAAPDPAFAAVSTRLRGAGVRVLGYADTDYARRPHAAVVRDLLRHRDWYGADGAFLDRVTSGADALAHYRRLAAGARVAGAAALVLNHGVHPDPGYLELADLLVTFEGTWDTYQCAPGPPPWTAAHPPGRFCHLVYAAPPGAAFTAGVGCAVPGGTPHPWGTLPHALEAVR
- the cobT gene encoding nicotinate-nucleotide--dimethylbenzimidazole phosphoribosyltransferase produces the protein MSSLNLDDFSDLIERPDGGVRRDAEERRERLIVPPGALGRLDELGEWLSAAQASVRVRPIERPRVVLFAGDHGVAELGVSARPAGGAHRLVRAVLDGGSPAAVLARRTGATVRIVDAGLDCDPALLPEEVVRHRVRRGSGRIDVEDALTLEEAEQAVRLGMAIADEEADSGTDLVVLGDLSVGGTTAAATLIAALCGTDASVVTGRGGEHIDDLAWMRKCAAIRDALRRARPVLGDQLELLATVGGADLAATTGFLLQCAVRRTPVILDGVVSAACALVGQRAAFRAPDWWLAGQVSGEPGQAKALDRMALNPLLDQGVTVGEGTGALLALPLVQAAAALAAELPERPSDQGAAAAENEEAETAGVTAAESESDTD
- a CDS encoding phosphatidylglycerol lysyltransferase domain-containing protein encodes the protein MGEVRLATEGTTRTSRTSQTGPANPANGRGTPRSRRAAAFAVWYLRIVTFINFLSAVWVSLGQDLRRHNTDDYFTPYLLTAGFASGAFTLFLAITMRRRKRAAWILNFVLGGLFLLLFALAMVFPEVRQYWQNWVSLILTAAFVAALLIGRREFYAKGDRSNPALAAVVALGGLLVTSLIAALLVTVSNTAPDDDRSSFLDRWHYGVMRLVSLAPDDVRLQGITTPGWVNVTINVMSTLLLLAVLYAAFRSRRTVDPITEEDEAKLRALLDRFGERDSLGYFALRREKSAVWSPTGKAAVTYRVVGGVSLASGDPIGDPEAWPGAIEPWLAEAREHGWIPAVMGASEEGGTVYARHGLDALELGDEAIVEIAEFTLEGRAMRTVRQAYNRVKRAGYTVRVRRHQEIPDDEMAELLRRADDWRDGETERGFSMALGRLGDPADGQCVMLECTDAEGELRAVLSFVPWGPHGLSLDLMRRDRDSENGLMEFMVIELLQSAGEIGITQVSLNFAMFRSVFERGSKLGAGPVLRMWRSLLSFFSRWWQIESLYRANAKYRPIWEPRFMLFEKSSDLLRIGLASARAEGFLEAPGLPRWMHRKHLETRR
- a CDS encoding S1C family serine protease is translated as MDGSRNHGRVLSSRVLSGRARRRLPVALTTAVCGAVLLTLSGCSGSGGVSAAPKATAEAGAPVARQDLESDYQRVIRNVLPSVVQIDASSSLGSGIVYDDRGHVVTNAHVVARERDFKVTAATGGAALGARLVAAYPEQDLAVIKLDRVPDGLRPARFADSSRVEVGRIVLAMGSPLGLSSSVTQGIVSAVGRTVSTGRSDGGTGVTLANMVQTSAAINPGNSGGALVNLDSEVIGIPTLAATDPQMGGGPAAGIGFAIPSSAVRTIADQIVRDGRVTDSGRAALDITARTVVDDDFEPSGVAVVSAEENGAAARAGLRAGDIITALDDAEITTITSLSEALAEHKPGDRVRVAYLRGDERRTAEVTLGEL
- a CDS encoding bifunctional adenosylcobinamide kinase/adenosylcobinamide-phosphate guanylyltransferase codes for the protein MELTLLGTGAPDGLPRPDCPCASCATARGPLARAATALLVDGALLLDLTPGAALAAARAGHSLTGVRQVLLTHPHDGPPVELPPGLPAAGRVPDGRELTLISGHRVRAVPMDSPGTGYEVTAPDGELLLYLPPGGGPAGGTTDGRTYDMVVADVTGRPDALARLRAAGAVGAATDVIAVHLDHDVPPGAELERRLAAAGARAVPDGTTVIVGEYHAVPDVPRRTLVLGGARSGKSLEAERRLETFPEVVYVATGGTREGDGEWAERVGLHRERRPGAWRTEETCELAPLLAADGPPLLIDCLALWLTDAMDRVGAWDDAKWAADGQTALTERVAELVEAVRGTRRTVVAVSNEVGSGVVPATASGRRFRDELGRLNAAFAGECEQVLLVVAGQAVVLRG
- a CDS encoding class I SAM-dependent methyltransferase; this translates as MRDTVRQELVARQLEEQISARFPVGRRLAVLDVGMGQGTQALRLARAGHKVTGLESDPDMLVAAREALAGEPEGIRERMCLVEGDGLETGVHFLPGSFDVVLCHGVLMYVEEPDAMVAGLGRMLAPGGLLSLLVRNADALAMRPGLSGDWAGALAAFDSDAYTSRLGLRVRADRLDALRSTLAGIAAPLHAWYGVRVFTDTVEGEANDASRLPAEELERIVALEERAGRTDPYRGVAALLHLCGVRG